One genomic segment of Drosophila melanogaster chromosome 3R includes these proteins:
- the Nuak gene encoding nuak family kinase, isoform J yields the protein MVISKPDGTAPNGAAGGAEAAAPTGLDATGNSLAHPSGIPQDQIDNIMSGIANTGNVKMNNHRKKLRQRFDIIKKLGQGTYGKVQLGINKETGQEVAIKTIKKCKIEAEADLVRIRREVQIMSSVHHPNIIHIYEVFENREKMVLVMEFAAGGELYDYLSERKVLTEEEARRIFRQVATAVYYCHKHKICHRDLKLENILLDEKGNAKIADFGLSNVFDDQRLLGTFCGSPLYASPEIVEGTPYQGPEVDCWSLGVLLYTLVYGSMPFDGSNFKRLVKQISQGDYYEPRKPSRASTLIRDMLTVCPRKRASIEQICSHWWVNENDNVSCLDLAEDLANQTPVRLDVLLSLTPATITADQLVVPSAEGAAAAKAAANERVPRSHSVGSIRDMGPPNTEAERRILDMVAAGGEAALMPSPTRTITPAQSPVQTKRKLQPTVSTENAAGTTAKKKEKPANSSFVISKDGAPLTEAPPTIIEPQATLMEAETIANIPEEVPVPSYSQKDMQAVGDICDLLMGTATTPAPAPPAPTPVARQPTRGKLDAVVETPEEKDATKVIKKFVNKHKTADLVNAINESASKAAAPVSAVAPPPFVRKCSLQDESTLNKFNAERRKSRILETAEKFQPPPPVAAAPPEKPKKLSIPGVSVGSFKKEFEKKATNPPAAEGPTPGELRAQEQVAAAAAAAQEAETLSTPPPSPVVAQSLEGSDSKNSVASISLDEARRSMENSIALLLQAQNESSKEVDQLCAQTETIGVSEPATQQERERKLKNARAIIGNAIQPASPGAEGPPTPPGAVKTSTASITLKSATLPRRKINAKAEVQLDIKPRIPEQGAPPQPAMRFSTEMQHPVADLRSAPPREGPIPYSPIKTTLQARATSLEPKEHVITIQRPPTQHAYGRTSSNTTTRSGSLSRQSTVESESEGTTTATNMSQATITSTSQPIKKSPREFIIPIAVEGGGFITPRERSVEPSESSHTTSSRSTFTRLRPSRRIGSLLSEAGFDEGSPFQKMRTTSITRDGVSGGAEEEARFTPHRLRSSRPVKKISQDNDSQSSNEEDDDDDDGFEILTAENLFSTLLQRVRALTNRLNVNSDLTAGFPSHSSRLLTDISRQAQSHSPFWSPGSPFASRLNSSNSSGLGAPWRHSMSRDLGSDMESMFSRTGATLPRGHHQGKGKPSSAPAQVEKGAATVCSASTAKSEEPLDLADLDLSRLRLSKKDLETLSSITPGLPKCFQEQLLAKLPPTQARKLSRTLSVQTSAPSSASTPKVYKRSQSSGRGYQPEQQPQEELAKPLTTDAPKTTSASTAIYRRSLSRSQAPTPNSGQDADSRAAPTPKSRSSSVCRDDYGKSSLCSSSTYTSDISEKYKYYSPYLSKSSNVSPSIASKDAPEKRYSGGLGRPPSGCLSPPPQLPQVAATEGTSSLRAGRSSQRRISRFLRPDFFDEPRDRETQSMLREIREKSIDRQDQEQTQPQDLRRRKHSLPNVEQAEQPAETAPIRSSMRHSRNKSMELFTEAESNGQVRDTVKTSTSRQRSVSKARELETELDKHELADKILQELQLLSAVRSQHEQTQESEKAEETSTIKKIKKLKPTESNEPEATKIASTTTSSTTTLVRKVKKVVKKTDEAPKTTGSENADLASSAPKETKLKRPKSYPMKDLGLSLKSSTDLPEPTTSLLPTKLPSKLPSGNTNESAVEPAPRESRLMRPKSYPATKLATPKELRKVTRSGVAIPTITEAIPTPSAMPTSTSSKSTSEEKSTSATPTGTMSAVTDAKDIVSSSSDSRPTTIKKIIKVSKKSKLMPPTPVTPTTPTTTATTTASTTPVESSKESSPVIKPKEKSPEKKPSKGLLYALGQKFEKLRDSAMSKEKKAGSTGAAASLACTQKQGSPEERSSPEKYKKNVSDTEKSQQTGLSDDKRVDKRSRFDTMLRSLRERSVPRSQPNGGVSPKRAASVEELHAGCPEGQGKQGGAVNKMFGGLLRRFDRESSEQRRVRSSRSTSNIERQVREEQDQLLDASLPTSPIYQNVVKSTKSKVSSTANGEENCNCETACPDCRQNNGQNVTTSGAPTNTTMPSSKEKRKGLMLDLASANVSASGAPSSVTTATTTTTSGSSYRGSKTNPALINGNGGLGMGIYSNLPPYPGAMKSASSNNSSSQQSMENATNNNSTNTNNNCSSQTSGYRTSSAHEINRNNPLLTPSFENIANYSSDSRSYQDDCASTSTFLSPTEEPELYFDNWSICSEDNYMLHATPSPTVSRLSRASLSSPTRCSESSDPNESVIDRIKRRSFYSRFNEQKKPRRTSSIVGPSAVRDYYREQQAAVKARSSNKLHAPDMDPPPRAHSPDIAQQFFRPLKLSPVGTELKPPVYRSTLDYSASSAGATSKPRKSLNDIRNTSPSFLSKRYETTDYSSVPMRYKSSSSSSPSNGAIASGYYNTYNPKRRSSYTLNGSLPTATSGSSAAGSSHLDGYATLGRRSLRPYDHRTMSLLEPPTSSSSRSGEGVSYQRREARTPVRDYTSSISRSGSRYRTSSATRSPTNIXCTTPQNGFCIFCYYSKRKKTSPGHGIGSGHGHGQAMSTPPNTTASSSSSRASSGGTKKQQLHPAPIQNHHYHHPNEQHKF from the exons ATGGTGATAAGCAAACCCGATGGAACGGCGCCCAATGGAGCGGCGGGAGGAGCGGAAGCCGCTGCCCCAACTGGCCTTGATGCCACCGGGAACAGTCTGGCGCATCCTTCGGGAATACCGCAGGATCAGATAGACAACATCATGAGCGGCATCGCCAACACGGGCAATGTCAAAATGAACAATCACCGCAAGAAGTTGCGACAAAG ATTTGATATTATTAAGAAACTAGGACAAGGCACTTACGGCAAGGTGCAGTTAGGTATTAATAAGGAAACCGGCCAGGAGGTGGCTATCAAAACCATCAAGAAGTGCAAGATCGAGGCCGAGGCGGATTTGGTGCGCATCCGTCGCGAGGTGCAGATTATGAGCTCAGTGCATCATCCCAACATCATCCACATCTACGAAG TATTTGAGAATCGTGAGAAAATGGTGCTAGTCATGGAATTTGCCGCTGGCGGCGAGCTCTACGACTATCTGTCTGAAAGGAAGGTTCTCACCGAGGAGGAGGCGAGACGCATCTTCCGCCAGGTGGCCACCGCCGTCTACTACTGTCACAAGCACAAGATCTGCCATCGCGATCTCAAGCTGGAGAACATCCTGCTGGACGAGAAGGGCAATGCTAAG ATTGCTGATTTTGGGTTGTCGAATGTGTTTGATGACCAGCGACTGCTGGGCACCTTTTGCGGTTCCCCACTCTATGCCTCGCCGGAAATTGTGGAAGGCACACCATACCAGGGACCCGAGGTGGACTGCTGGTCACTGGGCGTGCTGCTCTACACGCTGGTCTACGGCTCTATGCCCTTCGATGGGTCCAATTTCAAGCGACTGGTGAAGCAGATCAGCCAGGGTGATTACTACGAGCCAAGGAAACCTTCGCGAGCCTCTACTCTCATCCGGGACATGCTGACCGTGTGTCCGAGGAAACGGGCCAGTATCGAGCAAATCTGCTCGCACTGGTGGGTCAACGAGAACGATAATGTGTCCTGTCTGGATCTGGCCGAGGATCTGGCCAATCAGACCCCAGTGCGATTGGATGTCCTGCTTTCCCTTACGCCAGCCACAATCACCGCGGATCAGTTGGTGGTGCCATCGGCGGagggagcagctgctgccaaGGCGGCGGCCAATGAACGCGTTCCTCGCTCGCATTCGGTGGGCTCGATCCGGGACATGGGACCGCCGAACACGGAGGCGGAACGTCGCATCCTGGACATGGTGGCCG CTGGAGGAGAAGCCGCCTTGATGCCCTCACCCACCAGGACCATAACCCCCGCCCAGAGTCCGGTGCAGACGAAGAGGAAACTGCAGCCCACTGTTTCTACGGAGAATGCAGCCGGAACTACAGCCAAAAAGAAGGAGAAGCCGGCCAATAGCTCGTTTGTGATCAGCAAGGATGGTGCACCACTGACTGAAGCGCCACCGACCATCATCGAACCGCAAGCTACGCTCATGGAGGCGGAGACGATTGCCAATATACCCGAGGAGGTTCCTGTTCCCAGTTACTCCCAGAAAGACATGCAAGCGGTGGGTGATATTTGCGATCTGCTGATGGGCACCGCCACAACTCCAGCCCCTGCACCACCGGCACCCACACCTGTTGCTCGCCAGCCCACCAGGGGAAAACTGGATGCCGTTGTTGAAACTCCTGAGGAAAAGGATGCCACCAAAGTGATCAAGAAGTTTGTGAACAAGCACAAGACCGCGGATCTGGTAAATGCCATCAATGAAAGTGCCTCCAAGGCCGCAGCGCCGGTGAGCGCAGTGGCCCCTCCACCCTTCGTCCGCAAGTGCAGCTTGCAGGATGAGTCCACACTGAATAAATTCAATGCGGAGCGTCGGAAATCGCGAATCCTAGAAACTGCAGAGAAGTTCCAGCCACCGCCACCAGTTGCTGCAGCACCTCCCGAAAAACCCAAGAAGCTCAGCATACCGGGTGTCAGTGTGGGCAGTTTTAAGAAGGAGTTCGAGAAGAAGGCCACCAATCCACCGGCTGCAGAGGGACCTACGCCCGGTGAATTAAGGGCTCAGGAGCAGgttgcagcagctgcagcggccgCCCAGGAAGCCGAAACCTTAAGCACCCCGCCACCATCGCCAGTGGTGGCCCAATCGCTAGAGGGCAGCGATTCCAAGAACTCTGTGGCCTCTATTTCGCTGGACGAGGCTCGCCGCTCCATGGAGAACTCCATTGCCTTGCTGCTCCAGGCACAAAACGAGTCCAGCAAGGAGGTGGACCAGTTGTGTGCCCAAACGGAGACCATTGGCGTCAGTGAACCGGCTACTCAGCAGGAGCGCGAGCGTAAGTTGAAGAACGCCCGCGCCATAATCGGAAATGCCATACAACCAG CTTCACCGGGTGCAGAAGGACCGCCAACTCCTCCCGGAGCGGTGAAGACATCGACGGCTTCGATTACCCTGAAATCGGCCACCCTGCCGCGTCGCAAGATTAACGCCAAGGCGGAGGTTCAGCTGGACATTAAGCCGCGAATCCCGGAACAAGGAGCCCCACCCCAGCCGGCCATGCGATTCAGCACCGAGATGCAACATCCGGTGGCCGATCTGCGCAGTGCCCCGCCCCGCGAGGGCCCCATCCCCTACAGTCCCATCAAGACAACGCTGCAGGCGAGGGCCACTAGTCTGGAGCCCAAGGAGCACGTCATCACCATCCAGCGACCGCCCACGCAGCATGCCTATGGGCGAACCAGTTCCAACACAACCACGCG TTCCGGCTCGCTGTCACGGCAGTCGACGGTGGAATCCGAGTCTGAGGGGACAACCACGGCCACGAACATGTCGCAGGCCACCATTACGAGCACCTCGCAGCCCATCAAGAAGAGTCCGCGGGAGTTTATCATCCCGATTGCCGTCGAGGGAGGCGGCTTCATTACGCCCCGGGAACGCAGCGTGGAGCCATCGGAATCGAGCCACACCACCAGCAGCCGCTCCACGTTCACCCGCCTGCGTCCTTCCCGTCGCATTGG CTCACTGTTAAGCGAGGCAGGCTTCGATGAGGGCTCGCCATTCCAAAAGATGCGCACCACGTCGATAACCCGGGATGGCGTCAGCGGAGGAGCCGAGGAGGAGGCGCGCTTCACTCCGCACCGACTCAG AAGCTCAAGACCTGTCAAGAAAATTAGTCAAGACAACGATTCGCAAAGCTCCAACGAGGaggacgatgacgacgatgatggcTTCGAGATACTCACGGCGGAGAATCTGTTCTCGACTTTGCTGCAGCGG GTGCGGGCCCTGACGAATCGCCTGAATGTCAACAGTGACCTGACGGCCGGATTCCCCAGCCATTCTAGTCGCCTGCTCACGGACATTTCGCGGCAGGCCCAAAGTCACAGTCCATTCTGGAGCCCGGGCAGTCCCTTTGCCAG CCGCCtgaacagcagcaacagcagcggacTGGGAGCTCCGTGGCGGCACAGCATGTCCCGGGATCTGGGCAGCGACATGGAATCGATGTTCTCGCGCACGGGGGCCACTCTGCCAAGAG GCCATCATCAAGGCAAGGGCAAGCCCAGTTCAGCTCCCGCCCAAGTGGAAAAGGGTGCCGCCACGGTGTGTTCAGCAAGCACTGCAAAAAGCGAGGAGCCCTTGGACTTGGCGGATCTGGATCTATCGAGACTACGTCTCAGCAAGAAGGATTTGGAAACCCTGTCTAGCATAACTCCTGGATTGCCCAAGTGTTTCCAGGAACAGTTACTTGCAAAACTGCCACCCACTCAAGCTCGCAAGCTATCACGCACCCTAAGCGTTCAGACCAGTGCACCCAGTAGTGCCTCCACTCCCAAGGTTTACAAGCGCAGTCAAAGCAGTGGAAGGGGTTACCAGCCGGAGCAACAGCCACAAGAGGAGCTGGCTAAACCACTAACCACTGACGCACCCAAGACGACTTCAGCGAGTACAGCGATTTACAGGCGAAGCCTAAGTCGTAGTCAGGCACCCACGCCAAATTCTGGTCAGGATGCCGACAGCCGAGCAGCCCCAACGCCTAaaagccgcagcagcagtgtCTGTCGAGATGACTATGGGAAATCCTCactctgcagcagcagcacttacACCAGCGACATTAGCGAAAAGTACAAGTACTACTCGCCGTATCTGAGCAAGTCCAGCAATGTAAGTCCATCGATAGCTTCAAAGGATGCCCCAGAGAAGCGGTACAGTGGTGGACTAGGACGTCCCCCGAGTGGCTGTCTCTCGCCTCCACCGCAATTGCCGCAAGTTGCTGCCACTGAGGGCACAAGTTCCTTGAGGGCTGGACGTTCATCGCAGCGTCGGATTTCCCGCTTCCTGCGTCCCGACTTCTTTGACGAACCTAGGGATCGGGAAACCCAGAGCATGCTCAGGGAAATACGAGAAAAGTCCATCGATCGCCAGGATCAGGAGCAGACCCAGCCACAGGACTTGAGACGTCGCAAGCATAGTTTGCCTAATGTGGAGCAAGCGGAGCAACCTGCTGAAACGGCACCCATTAGATCCTCCATGCGCCATTCACGCAACAAAAGCATGGAGTTGTTTACAGAAGCCGAATCAAATGGCCAAGTTAGGGATACTGTGAAGACATCAACATCCCGGCAACGAAGTGTTTCGAAGGCTCGAGAATTGGAAACGGAACTGGACAAACACGAACTGGCGGATAAAATCCTCCAGGAGCTGCAGCTACTGTCCGCTGTAAGAAGCCAACATGAGCAGACTCAGGAGTCGGAGAAAGCAGAAGAGACATCCACCATTAAAAAGATAAAGAAGTTGAAACCCACGGAATCCAACGAGCCAGAGGCAACGAAAATCGCGTCAACAACTACCTCAAGTACAACCACTTTGGTTAGGAAGGTTAAGAAGGTTGTTAAGAAAACCGACGAGGCCCCCAAGACAACTGGATCTGAAAATGCAGACCTCGCTAGCTCTGCACCAAAGGAAACGAAATTAAAGCGTCCCAAATCCTATCCCATGAAAGATCTTGGATTAAGTCTTAAATCATCAACCGATCTACCAGAACCGACTACATCGCTTCTACCCACTAAATTACCCAGCAAACTCCCTTCAGGGAACACCAATGAATCCGCAGTAGAACCAGCTCCTCGCGAGAGTCGCCTGATGAGGCCGAAAAGCTACCCGGCCACCAAACTAGCCACTCCCAAGGAACTGCGCAAAGTTACACGAAGTGGAGTTGCCATACCCACAATAACAGAAGCTATACCCACTCCCTCGGCTATGCCAACGTCGACTAGCTCCAAGTCCACTTCGGAGGAGAAATCGACGTCGGCCACACCAACCGGAACTATGTCTGCCGTAACTGATGCCAAGGATATAGTATCCTCTTCCAGCGACTCGCGGCCCACGACCATTAAGAAAATCATTAAGGTGTCGAAGAAGTCCAAGCTAATGCCACCCACGCCAGTGACACCAACCACTCCAACCACGACTGCTACCACCACTGCAAGCACCACACCAGTAGAAAGCTCTAAGGAGTCTAGTCCGGTCATTAAGCCCAAGGAGAAGTCACCGGAAAAGAAACCCAGCAAGGGTTTGCTTTACGCTTTGGGACAGAAGTTTGAGAAACTACGAGACTCCGCCATGAGCAAGGAGAAAAAGGCTGGTTCTactggagcagcagcatcttTGGCCTGCACCCAAAAGCAAGGGTCTCCCGAAGAACGCAGCTCTCCAGAGAAGTATAAGAAGAACGTTTCGGATACAGAGAAGTCCCAACAAACTGGACTCTCCGACGACAAACGGGTGGATAAGCGATCCCGGTTTGACACCATGCTACGCTCTTTAAGAGAGAGATCCGTACCCAGATCACAACCCAATGGAGGCGTGAGTCCCAAGCGAGCTGCCAGTGTGGAGGAGCTGCACGCCGGATGCCCAGAGGGGCAGGGAAAACAAGGCGGAGCAGTTAACAAGATGTTCGGCGGTTTGTTGCGTCGATTTGACAGGGAAAGCAGTGAACAACGCCGGGTGAGAAGCTCCCGATCCACCAGCAACATAGAGCGACAGGTTCGCGAAGAACAGGATCAGCTGCTGGACGCCTCGCTACCAACATCGCCAATCTATCAGAATGTGGTTAAGAGCACAAAAAGCAAAGTCTCTTCAACGGCAAATGGCGAAGAGAATTGCAATTGCGAAACAGCTTGCCCAGATTGCAGGCAAAACAATGGACAGAACGTAACCACCAGCGGTGCTCCAACCAACACAACAATGCCAAGCAGCAAGGAGAAGCGAAAGGGTCTGATGCTTGATCTGGCCAGCGCAAATGTGTCCGCCAGTGGTGCCCCCAGCTCGGTGACCACCGCCACCACAACTACCACAAGTGGAAGCAGCTATCGGGGATCTAAAACCAATCCGGCTTTGATCAATGGAAATGGAGGACTGGGAATGGGCATCTACTCGAATCTGCCACCCTATCCGGGAGCCATGAAAAGTGCCAGCTCCAACAACAGCTCCAGCCAGCAGTCCATGGAGAACGCCACCAACAATAACTCAACAAATACCAATAATAATTGCAGTTCGCAAACTTCTGGCTATAGAACCTCATCGGCACATGAGATTAATCGGAATAATCCGCTCTTGACGCCATCCTTCGAAAACATTGCCAACTACTCCTCGGACTCAAGGAGCTACCAAGATGACTGCGCCTCCACCTCGACTTTCCTATCGCCCACCGAAGAGCCGGAGTTGTATTTTGACAATTGGTCCATATGCTCCGAGGACAACTATATGTTGCACGCGACGCCCTCGCCCACAGTTTCCCGGTTGTCAAGAGCTTCATTGTCCTCGCCCACTCGTTGCTCCGAGAGCTCTGATCCCAACGAGAGTGTGATCGACAGGATTAAACGGCGTAGCTTCTACAGTCGATTCAATGAGCAGAAAAAACCACGACGCACTAGCAGCATAGTCGGACCATCGGCTGTGAGGGACTACTACCGGGAGCAACAAGCGGCAGTTAAGGCGCGCTCCAGTAACAAACTGCATGCTCCGGACATGGATCCACCACCAAGAGCTCATTCACCGGACATAGCCCAGCAGTTCTTTAGACCCCTGAAACTGAGTCCCGTGGGAACGGAGCTAAAGCCCCCTGTTTACCGCTCCACTTTGGACTACTCTGCATCATCGGCGGGGGCCACCAGCAAGCCAAGAAAGAGTCTGAATGACATTAGGAATACCTCGCCCTCTTTCCTCAGCAAACGTTACGAGACCACCGATTACAGTTCGGTGCCAATGCGATACAAGAGCTCCTCCAGTTCGAGTCCAAGTAATGGAGCCATTGCCAGCGGCTATTACAACACCTACAATCCAAAGCGTAGATCTTCGTATACGCTCAATGGTAGTCTGCCTACAGCGACCAGTGGAAGCAGTGCCGCAGGGAGCAGCCACCTGGATGGATACGCCACCCTGGGCAGGAGATCCCTTCGTCCATACGACCATCGAACGATGTCCCTGCTGGAGCCACCGACCTCGAGCAGCAGTCGTAGTGGTGAAGGGGTTTCCTACCAAAGGCGTGAAGCAAGGACACCGGTTAGAGACTACACATCCAGTATTTCGCG ATCTGGGTCGCGTTACCGCACTTCATCGGCCACTCGCAGTCCAACAAACATTTGATGTACCACACCGCAGAATGGCTTCTGCATCTTCTGCTACTACTCCAAACGGAAGAAGACGAGTCCCGGCCACGGAATCGGAAGTGGGCACGGACATGGCCAGGCCATGAGCACGCCGCCCAATACCACAGCCTCATCGTCATCCTCGCGTGCCAGCAGCGGCGGCACCAAGAAGCAACAGCTTCATCCCGCCCCCATCCAAAACCATCATTACCACCACCCAAATGAACAGCACAAGTTCTAG